The proteins below come from a single Chryseobacterium bernardetii genomic window:
- the lpxD gene encoding UDP-3-O-(3-hydroxymyristoyl)glucosamine N-acyltransferase yields MEFTASQIASFIDGKIIGDENALITGVSPIENGESGHLSFIAQDRFSHFLDTSKCSVIIVSEKLLNKNSYNPTLIVVKDAYLSFQVLMNLYQEMRGRKEGIEDGSSIHDSAVIGDKVYIGAFTYVSEKAKIGEGSQIYPHVYIGKGVKIGKNCKIDSGARIYDYCIIGDNCVIHSNTVVGGDGFGFQPTAEGFKKIPQLGNVIIEDDVEIGSNCSIDRATIGSTIIGKGTKIDNLIQIAHNVKIGQNNVIAAQAGIAGSTTIGDWNQIGGQVGVVGHIKIGNQVKIQAQSGVNSSVNDRETLYGSPAISYNDYLRSYVHFRNFPEIVNRINNLENNSKDNTNE; encoded by the coding sequence ATGGAATTCACAGCTTCGCAAATTGCAAGTTTTATTGACGGAAAAATAATAGGTGATGAGAATGCACTTATTACAGGGGTTTCTCCAATTGAAAATGGGGAATCAGGACATCTTTCTTTTATAGCACAAGATCGGTTTTCTCATTTTTTAGATACCTCAAAATGCTCCGTAATCATCGTTTCGGAAAAACTTCTGAATAAAAATAGTTATAACCCAACCTTAATTGTAGTAAAAGATGCCTATTTATCTTTTCAGGTCCTGATGAATTTATATCAGGAGATGAGAGGTAGAAAAGAAGGTATAGAAGATGGATCATCCATCCATGATTCGGCTGTGATAGGTGATAAAGTTTATATAGGAGCATTTACCTATGTTTCTGAAAAAGCTAAAATCGGTGAAGGGTCACAAATTTATCCACATGTATATATTGGTAAAGGAGTAAAAATTGGTAAAAACTGTAAAATAGACAGTGGAGCCAGAATTTATGATTACTGTATTATTGGGGATAATTGTGTTATCCACTCCAATACAGTGGTGGGAGGTGATGGTTTCGGGTTTCAGCCTACAGCAGAAGGATTCAAAAAAATTCCGCAGCTTGGAAACGTAATCATTGAAGATGATGTGGAAATAGGTTCAAACTGTAGTATAGACAGAGCAACAATAGGTTCTACCATTATTGGAAAAGGAACAAAAATTGATAATCTGATCCAGATTGCCCATAATGTGAAAATAGGGCAGAATAATGTAATCGCGGCACAGGCCGGAATTGCAGGATCTACCACCATCGGAGACTGGAACCAGATTGGCGGTCAGGTAGGAGTTGTCGGACATATCAAAATCGGGAACCAGGTTAAAATTCAGGCTCAGAGTGGTGTGAACTCCAGTGTTAACGATAGAGAAACCTTGTATGGTTCACCGGCAATCAGCTACAATGATTACTTAAGAAGCTACGTTCACTTCAGAAATTTCCCTGAAATAGTCAACAGAATAAATAATCTTGAGAATAACTCAAAAGATAATACTAATGAGTGA
- a CDS encoding S41 family peptidase, producing the protein MRKYSLFIFLFFSLQFSAQILSENQKLESLCRVWGFLKYYHPQVAKGNLNWDQQLFKKINELERINDKAALNDLYSNWMASLGKVNECSECSQETDKAYFLKNFDLSWIDNSNIFIPDISQKLHYIENNRNIGSNHYIGKGGRKIFFRNEKSYGSAFTSKQVSLLELFRYWNYVEYFFPYKYETDQNWNDVLTEMLPKFININTDKDYQLALAELAAKTDDSHAFLFSPLISLHLYGNRKLPVEYSYAEGKLVITKIHDNRLHQTTPFNIGDAIYDVNGKTIPQIVNSLGKYIPASNSWGKVNKLKNKLLFSNNDSLSVKLERNGQNMEITAKTYLPKDIIVKKVPAPQKWKFLDAEKKIGYVNMGILAKDEVSEMFRDLKSSESIIFDLRNYPKLTIMPLSEILLPQTTVYYQFNFPETSYPGKFYSRKNNIGRKNSDYYKGNVIVLVNENTQSQAETTTMMFKQHPKAKIIGSNTSGANGDIIKFKIADLDTCFTGLGAYYPDGRETQRIGIIPDILVKPTVEGIKNGKDEVLERALLYIKNKN; encoded by the coding sequence ATGAGAAAATATTCTCTTTTCATTTTTTTATTTTTCAGTCTACAATTTTCTGCTCAGATTTTATCTGAAAATCAAAAACTGGAATCCCTCTGTAGAGTTTGGGGATTTTTAAAATATTATCATCCACAGGTAGCTAAAGGCAATCTGAACTGGGATCAGCAACTGTTCAAAAAGATCAATGAGCTTGAAAGAATCAATGATAAAGCCGCATTGAACGATTTATATTCCAATTGGATGGCAAGTCTTGGAAAAGTTAATGAGTGCTCAGAATGCTCACAGGAAACTGACAAAGCTTACTTTCTGAAAAACTTTGATCTGAGCTGGATAGATAATTCCAATATATTTATTCCTGATATTTCTCAGAAGCTTCATTATATTGAAAACAACCGGAATATTGGCAGTAATCACTATATAGGAAAAGGAGGAAGAAAAATATTTTTCAGAAATGAAAAATCTTATGGATCAGCATTCACTTCCAAACAGGTTAGCTTACTAGAATTATTCAGGTATTGGAATTATGTGGAGTATTTTTTTCCTTATAAATATGAAACGGACCAAAACTGGAATGATGTTCTTACTGAAATGCTTCCCAAATTCATCAATATCAATACTGACAAGGATTACCAACTGGCTTTAGCTGAACTGGCAGCAAAGACTGATGATTCACATGCTTTCCTCTTTTCTCCGTTAATAAGCCTTCATCTGTATGGAAACAGAAAACTTCCGGTGGAATACTCTTATGCAGAAGGAAAATTGGTTATTACAAAGATTCATGACAACCGGTTGCATCAGACAACACCATTCAATATTGGTGATGCTATTTATGATGTGAATGGAAAAACAATTCCGCAGATAGTTAACAGCCTTGGAAAGTATATTCCTGCCTCTAACTCCTGGGGAAAAGTGAATAAGCTTAAAAATAAACTTCTTTTCAGCAATAATGATTCCCTTTCCGTTAAATTGGAAAGAAACGGGCAGAATATGGAAATAACCGCTAAAACGTATCTTCCTAAGGATATTATTGTAAAGAAAGTTCCGGCTCCTCAAAAATGGAAATTTCTGGATGCAGAAAAGAAAATCGGTTATGTTAACATGGGCATCCTTGCTAAAGATGAGGTTAGTGAAATGTTCAGAGATCTAAAATCTTCAGAATCAATCATTTTCGATCTTAGAAATTATCCTAAGCTGACTATTATGCCTTTAAGTGAAATATTACTTCCACAAACTACTGTTTATTACCAGTTTAACTTCCCGGAAACCAGCTATCCCGGAAAATTTTACAGCAGAAAGAACAATATTGGAAGAAAGAATTCCGATTATTATAAAGGAAATGTAATCGTATTGGTAAATGAAAATACCCAAAGCCAGGCAGAAACTACAACAATGATGTTTAAGCAGCACCCGAAAGCTAAAATAATTGGGAGCAATACCTCAGGAGCCAACGGAGATATTATCAAATTTAAAATTGCAGATTTGGATACCTGCTTTACCGGCCTTGGTGCCTATTATCCTGACGGCAGAGAAACCCAAAGGATCGGAATTATACCGGACATCCTTGTAAAACCTACTGTAGAAGGAATAAAAAATGGAAAAGATGAAGTTTTGGAAAGAGCTTTGCTGTATATTAAAAATAAGAATTGA
- a CDS encoding HD domain-containing protein, with amino-acid sequence MQNKLKIINDPVHGFIKIPHEILFDIIEHPYFQRLRRIGQTGLLNLIFPGATHTRFHHALGAMHLMFTALETLKQKGVKISEEEEKGAMLAILMHDIGHGPFSHALENMLMDDWHHEKLSLLLMNKLNEEFNGQLSMAIEMFQGQYHRKFFNQLISSQLDVDRLDYLKRDSFFTGVSEGNINTQRIISMMNVCEEGELVIDAKGIYSIENFLTARMFMYWQVYYHKTSALAEFLLVKILERAKYLISQGIELPATENLKYFLYRGKSAATDEDIERFTRLDDNDVIQAMKEWQNSDDFVLSYWCKSVIQRNLPKTIISSHPFDEKIVEEKIKITNEFFEIDNGKELVHEIKRKLLPYDTEKQPIYLLQKNGKRMKLHESEDQLLSGLMANKTTRYILMFPRDISRLDS; translated from the coding sequence ATGCAGAATAAGCTTAAAATTATCAACGATCCGGTTCATGGATTTATCAAAATTCCTCACGAAATTTTATTTGATATTATTGAACATCCTTATTTTCAAAGATTAAGAAGGATTGGGCAAACCGGCCTTTTGAATCTGATTTTTCCCGGGGCAACCCATACCAGGTTTCATCATGCCCTTGGAGCCATGCACCTGATGTTTACAGCTTTGGAAACCTTAAAACAGAAAGGCGTTAAAATATCAGAGGAAGAGGAAAAAGGAGCAATGCTGGCTATTTTAATGCATGATATCGGACATGGGCCTTTTTCCCACGCTTTGGAGAATATGCTGATGGACGACTGGCACCACGAAAAACTTTCTTTATTGCTGATGAATAAGCTGAACGAAGAATTTAACGGTCAGTTATCCATGGCTATTGAAATGTTCCAGGGGCAATACCACAGAAAATTCTTTAATCAGTTGATCTCATCTCAGTTGGATGTTGACAGGTTGGATTACTTAAAAAGAGACAGTTTTTTTACAGGCGTATCAGAAGGAAATATTAATACCCAGAGAATTATTTCCATGATGAATGTATGTGAAGAAGGTGAGCTGGTGATTGACGCAAAAGGAATTTACTCTATTGAAAACTTTTTAACAGCCAGAATGTTTATGTACTGGCAGGTATATTATCATAAAACATCCGCCTTGGCAGAATTTCTGTTAGTGAAGATCCTGGAAAGAGCAAAATATCTGATCTCCCAGGGAATAGAGCTTCCGGCAACAGAAAACCTGAAGTATTTTTTATACCGTGGAAAGAGTGCTGCAACGGATGAAGATATAGAAAGATTTACCAGATTGGACGATAATGATGTGATCCAGGCTATGAAAGAGTGGCAGAATTCTGATGATTTTGTGCTGTCTTATTGGTGTAAAAGTGTTATTCAGAGAAATCTTCCGAAAACGATTATTTCATCACATCCTTTTGACGAGAAGATTGTTGAAGAAAAAATAAAAATTACCAATGAATTTTTTGAAATTGATAACGGAAAAGAATTGGTTCATGAAATAAAAAGGAAGCTTTTGCCTTACGATACTGAAAAGCAACCCATTTATTTATTGCAGAAAAATGGTAAAAGAATGAAGCTTCATGAATCGGAAGACCAGCTTTTATCAGGGTTGATGGCAAATAAAACTACCCGTTATATCCTTATGTTTCCAAGAGATATCTCTAGGCTGGATTCTTAA
- a CDS encoding exodeoxyribonuclease III produces MRLITYNVNGIRAAFTKDFLGWLKNADPDIICIQESKAGNDQIDIESLEKLGYHSYWHSAIRKGYSGVGIASKIKPNHVEHGCGIESYDNEGRIIRADFDGFSAISVYVPSASNIERLDFKMQFCHDFLAYIKNLKKEIPNLIISGDFNICHEAIDIHNPVGLKNVSGFLPMEREWMTDFINECELIDSFRFFNNEPDNYTWWSYRQNSRERNKGWRLDYNFTSYSLKDKLTRAVILKEAVHSDHCPALLELDI; encoded by the coding sequence ATGAGATTAATTACCTATAACGTTAACGGAATAAGAGCTGCATTTACCAAAGATTTTCTGGGGTGGCTGAAGAACGCAGACCCGGATATCATCTGTATTCAGGAGAGCAAAGCAGGGAATGACCAGATAGATATTGAAAGCCTTGAAAAATTAGGATACCACAGTTATTGGCATTCAGCAATAAGAAAAGGCTATAGTGGGGTTGGAATTGCTTCAAAAATAAAGCCTAATCATGTAGAACATGGTTGTGGTATTGAAAGCTATGATAATGAAGGAAGAATCATTCGTGCCGATTTTGATGGATTCTCTGCCATTTCAGTATATGTACCTTCCGCATCCAACATTGAAAGACTGGATTTCAAAATGCAGTTCTGCCATGATTTCCTTGCGTATATCAAAAATCTTAAAAAGGAAATTCCTAACCTGATTATATCCGGTGATTTCAATATCTGTCATGAGGCAATTGATATTCACAATCCCGTTGGCCTGAAAAATGTTTCAGGGTTTCTTCCTATGGAAAGGGAATGGATGACGGATTTCATCAATGAATGTGAACTCATTGACAGTTTCAGGTTTTTTAATAATGAACCCGATAACTATACATGGTGGAGCTACAGACAAAATTCAAGAGAAAGAAATAAAGGCTGGAGACTGGATTATAATTTTACTTCTTACAGCTTAAAAGATAAACTTACCAGAGCTGTTATTTTAAAGGAAGCGGTTCATTCTGACCATTGCCCTGCTCTATTGGAACTGGATATATAA
- the porX gene encoding T9SS response regulator signal transducer PorX: MSEKILWIDDEIDLLKPHIVFLEKKGYQVTPVNNVNEALELMDSEKFALTLIDENMPGISGLEAIPMIKEKDNSLKIVMVTKSEEEHIMEEAIGSQIADYILKPVNPNQILLSLKKNLQQDNLVEQKTILQYQQEFRNLSMELSYLRTYQDWAEYYKKILSWEIKFDKVADNEFADLLQSQKEEANIQFAKFIEKNYVDWLTDSDKPLMSHTLFKEKVKPEVEKEKVLLLMVDNLRYDQWKVIEPLFTKYYNKISEDYYYSILPTATQYARNSFFAGLMPSEIEKRFPDKWFNDNEEGNKNEFERDFLEDQMKRIGLGSKSMKYLKVLNADFERKIYDDFNQHKNNDLLVIVYNFIDILSHAKTDNHIVDQLIRDDKTFRSLTLNWFENSSLMKIIKTAAENGYKLVITTDHGTVYVKKPSKVVGDRETSTNIRYKTGKSLTYDDSDVWAITNPEKLFLPKGNLSSKYIFAKNNIFLAYPKNYNHFVNYYKETYQHGGISLEECIIPISILEPK; this comes from the coding sequence ATGTCAGAAAAGATATTATGGATTGATGATGAAATAGATTTACTTAAACCTCATATCGTATTTTTAGAAAAAAAAGGTTATCAGGTAACACCTGTTAACAATGTGAATGAGGCTTTGGAGCTTATGGATTCAGAGAAATTTGCCCTAACACTCATTGATGAAAATATGCCAGGTATTTCCGGGCTGGAAGCTATTCCTATGATTAAGGAAAAAGATAATTCCCTGAAAATAGTAATGGTAACCAAAAGCGAAGAGGAACACATCATGGAAGAGGCCATTGGTTCCCAAATTGCAGATTACATTTTAAAACCTGTGAATCCTAATCAGATATTACTTTCATTAAAAAAGAACCTTCAACAAGATAATCTGGTAGAACAAAAAACTATTTTACAATATCAGCAGGAATTCAGAAACCTCTCTATGGAACTTTCTTATTTGAGAACATATCAGGATTGGGCTGAATATTATAAAAAGATCCTGAGCTGGGAAATTAAGTTTGATAAAGTCGCAGATAATGAATTTGCAGATCTTCTACAATCTCAGAAAGAGGAAGCTAATATCCAGTTCGCTAAATTTATTGAAAAAAATTATGTAGACTGGCTTACTGATTCCGACAAACCTCTGATGAGCCACACCCTTTTCAAGGAAAAAGTAAAACCTGAGGTAGAAAAAGAAAAGGTACTTTTATTAATGGTTGACAACCTTCGTTACGACCAATGGAAAGTGATTGAACCTTTATTTACGAAGTATTACAATAAAATCTCAGAAGATTATTATTACAGCATCCTTCCTACAGCTACACAATATGCGAGAAACTCTTTCTTCGCAGGTTTAATGCCTTCAGAAATTGAAAAACGCTTTCCTGACAAATGGTTTAATGATAACGAAGAAGGAAATAAAAATGAATTTGAACGTGACTTCCTGGAAGATCAGATGAAAAGAATTGGCCTTGGGTCTAAATCTATGAAATATCTGAAAGTACTGAATGCAGATTTTGAAAGAAAAATCTATGATGATTTCAACCAGCATAAAAATAATGACCTGCTGGTAATTGTTTATAATTTTATTGACATCCTTTCTCATGCTAAAACAGATAATCATATAGTAGATCAGCTGATTCGTGATGATAAAACTTTCCGCTCACTAACTCTGAACTGGTTTGAAAATTCTTCGCTGATGAAAATTATCAAAACAGCGGCAGAAAACGGATACAAATTAGTTATTACCACGGACCACGGTACTGTTTATGTGAAAAAGCCAAGCAAAGTGGTAGGAGACAGAGAAACGTCTACCAATATCCGGTATAAAACCGGGAAGAGCCTAACATATGATGACAGTGATGTTTGGGCTATTACCAATCCGGAAAAGCTCTTCCTACCAAAAGGAAACCTAAGCTCGAAGTATATTTTTGCAAAGAACAATATCTTCCTTGCTTATCCTAAGAACTACAATCATTTTGTAAATTACTATAAAGAAACCTACCAACATGGTGGAATTTCATTGGAAGAATGTATTATTCCTATCAGCATTTTAGAACCCAAGTAG
- the rfbC gene encoding dTDP-4-dehydrorhamnose 3,5-epimerase, producing the protein MKIKETPLKDCYIIEPTVFEDDRGYFFEKFNEKKFEELTGMNGHFVQDNISKSSYGVLRGLHLQKGEHAQAKLVSCLEGSVWDVAVDLREDSPTFGQWFGIELTAENKLQLYVPRGFGHGFSVLSTHAVFSYKCDNFYNKESEGSVKFNDPDLGIDWKIDEKDAVLSEKDQNAPGFKEKNF; encoded by the coding sequence ATGAAAATTAAAGAAACCCCGCTTAAAGACTGCTATATCATAGAGCCTACTGTATTTGAAGACGATAGAGGTTACTTCTTTGAGAAATTCAATGAAAAAAAATTTGAAGAACTTACAGGAATGAACGGACACTTTGTTCAGGATAATATTTCCAAATCTTCTTATGGGGTATTGAGAGGACTTCACCTTCAAAAAGGAGAACATGCACAGGCTAAATTGGTATCATGCCTTGAAGGAAGCGTTTGGGATGTGGCGGTTGATCTTAGAGAAGATTCTCCTACATTCGGACAATGGTTCGGAATAGAACTTACTGCAGAGAATAAATTACAGCTTTATGTACCAAGAGGTTTTGGCCATGGTTTTTCAGTGTTAAGCACTCATGCTGTGTTCTCTTATAAATGTGATAACTTTTATAATAAAGAGTCAGAAGGAAGTGTGAAATTTAACGATCCCGACTTGGGTATAGACTGGAAAATTGATGAAAAAGACGCTGTTCTTTCAGAAAAAGACCAGAATGCCCCTGGCTTCAAAGAAAAAAACTTTTAA
- a CDS encoding septal ring lytic transglycosylase RlpA family protein, which produces MMKRFILVIIMMISTLGIYSFTSNALDAKKTSYASYYHDKFNGRKTASGEIFDNSKFTAANRTLPFGTNVKVTNLRNGKEVIVRINDRGPYHSSRSLDMSKAAFDEIGDTNRGTIPVEYEIVD; this is translated from the coding sequence ATGATGAAAAGATTCATTCTCGTAATCATAATGATGATTTCAACCCTAGGTATTTACTCATTTACAAGTAATGCCTTAGATGCGAAAAAAACAAGTTATGCATCGTACTACCACGATAAATTTAACGGTAGAAAAACTGCTAGCGGAGAAATCTTTGATAACTCAAAGTTTACTGCAGCAAACAGAACGCTTCCATTCGGAACAAACGTTAAGGTAACGAACCTTAGAAATGGTAAAGAAGTAATAGTGAGAATTAATGACAGAGGCCCTTACCATTCATCAAGATCTTTAGATATGTCTAAAGCAGCGTTCGATGAGATCGGAGATACCAATCGTGGTACCATTCCGGTCGAATATGAAATTGTCGATTAA
- a CDS encoding bifunctional UDP-3-O-[3-hydroxymyristoyl] N-acetylglucosamine deacetylase/3-hydroxyacyl-ACP dehydratase, with protein sequence MSDMQKTLQKEVTLSGIGLHTGKEVKLTIKPAKENTGFVFVRTDLEGHPQVEADVNYVVATERGTTLEKLGVKITTCEHLLAALVGCDIDNAVLEMDASEPPILDGSSKYFVEAIESVGVVDQNIAREYLVVKEVLTYSDPATGSEITIIPSDTYEVTTMVDFGTKVLGTQNATLKNISEFKDEISSARTFSFLHELEMLLDHGLIKGGDISNAIVYVDKDLTPETTEKLKKAFGKDNVSIRPNGILDNLNLNYPNEAARHKLLDVIGDLALAGVKIKGKVIANKPGHYVNTQFAKKLNRQWKLQKKKNVPDFDLTKEPVFDINGIMKLMPHRPPFLLIDKVLELSDSHVVGLKNVTMNEPFFVGHFPKEPVMPGVLQVEALAQTGGILVLASVPDPENYSTYFIKIDKVKFKRKVVPGDTIIFKIELIEPIRRGIVHMQGYGYVGDTVAVEAELMAQVAKNKVD encoded by the coding sequence ATGAGTGATATGCAAAAAACGCTTCAGAAAGAGGTAACACTTTCTGGAATAGGCCTTCATACTGGTAAAGAAGTAAAACTTACCATCAAACCCGCAAAGGAAAATACGGGATTTGTATTTGTAAGAACCGATTTAGAGGGACACCCTCAGGTTGAAGCTGATGTTAATTATGTAGTAGCAACAGAGAGAGGTACAACATTAGAAAAGCTTGGCGTAAAAATTACTACCTGCGAACACCTTCTGGCTGCTTTAGTAGGCTGTGATATAGACAATGCAGTGTTGGAAATGGACGCATCTGAACCTCCTATTTTGGATGGATCTTCAAAATATTTTGTAGAAGCTATCGAAAGTGTAGGAGTAGTAGACCAGAATATTGCCAGAGAATATCTGGTGGTAAAAGAAGTCCTTACATACAGTGATCCGGCTACAGGTTCGGAAATCACAATCATTCCTTCAGATACTTATGAAGTAACTACCATGGTAGATTTTGGTACTAAAGTATTAGGAACTCAAAATGCTACCCTAAAAAATATTTCCGAATTTAAAGACGAAATCTCTTCAGCAAGAACATTCAGTTTCTTACATGAATTGGAAATGCTTTTAGATCACGGATTGATCAAAGGAGGAGATATCTCCAACGCGATCGTTTATGTAGACAAGGATCTTACTCCGGAAACTACAGAAAAACTGAAAAAAGCCTTTGGAAAAGATAATGTATCCATCAGACCAAACGGTATTCTTGATAATCTTAACCTTAATTATCCTAATGAAGCCGCAAGACATAAATTACTTGATGTAATTGGTGATTTAGCTTTGGCAGGAGTGAAAATTAAAGGTAAAGTTATTGCTAACAAGCCAGGGCACTATGTAAATACACAGTTTGCAAAGAAACTGAATCGCCAGTGGAAATTACAGAAAAAGAAAAATGTTCCTGATTTTGACCTGACTAAAGAACCTGTATTTGATATCAACGGAATTATGAAGCTTATGCCTCACAGACCACCGTTCTTATTGATTGATAAAGTTCTTGAACTTTCAGACTCTCATGTAGTAGGATTGAAAAATGTAACAATGAATGAACCTTTCTTCGTTGGGCATTTTCCTAAGGAGCCTGTAATGCCTGGAGTACTTCAGGTAGAAGCATTAGCTCAGACAGGAGGTATTCTTGTACTGGCAAGTGTTCCGGATCCTGAAAATTATTCTACTTATTTTATTAAAATAGATAAGGTAAAATTCAAAAGAAAAGTAGTTCCCGGAGATACTATTATTTTCAAAATTGAATTAATAGAGCCTATCAGAAGAGGTATCGTACACATGCAGGGGTACGGATATGTAGGAGATACAGTGGCAGTAGAAGCAGAGCTTATGGCTCAAGTTGCAAAAAATAAAGTTGATTAA
- the rimO gene encoding 30S ribosomal protein S12 methylthiotransferase RimO, with translation MRTKSVGKKKINVVTLGCSKNVYDSEVLMSQLKANGKEVVHEDRGDIVVINTCGFIDNAKEESINTILDYVEAKNRGEVEKVFVTGCLSERYKPDLVKEIPDVDQYFGTRDLPVLLKHLGADYKHELVGERLTTTPKHYAYLKISEGCDRPCSFCAIPLMRGGHVSTPIEKLVSEAQKLAKKGTKELILIAQDLTYYGLDIYKKRALGDLLKELVKVEGVEWIRLHYAFPSGFPEDVLDIIREEPKVCNYIDIPLQHINSDLLKSMKRGTTHEKTDALLGKFREKVPDMAIRTTLIVGYPGETEERFQELKDWVKEQKFDRLGCFTYSHEENTGAYVLEDDIPQEVKEARVEEIMELQSQISWEKNQEKIGKVFRCIFDRKEGNYFIGRTEYDSPDVDNTVLVSAEDTYISIGEFADVKITSAEEFDLYGELV, from the coding sequence ATGCGTACAAAATCTGTAGGGAAGAAAAAAATCAATGTAGTTACACTTGGATGTTCCAAAAATGTATATGACTCTGAAGTATTAATGAGCCAGCTGAAAGCCAATGGGAAGGAAGTAGTTCATGAAGACCGTGGAGATATTGTTGTAATTAATACCTGCGGATTTATCGATAATGCAAAAGAAGAATCAATCAATACCATTTTAGATTATGTAGAAGCTAAAAATAGGGGAGAAGTAGAAAAGGTCTTCGTTACAGGATGCCTTTCCGAGAGATATAAACCAGATTTGGTTAAAGAAATTCCGGATGTGGACCAATATTTTGGGACAAGAGATCTTCCTGTGCTGTTAAAACATCTTGGTGCTGATTATAAGCATGAATTGGTAGGGGAAAGATTAACTACTACTCCAAAGCATTATGCATACCTTAAAATTTCAGAAGGATGTGACAGACCATGTTCCTTCTGCGCTATTCCTTTGATGAGAGGCGGCCATGTTTCAACTCCTATTGAAAAGTTGGTTTCTGAAGCTCAGAAATTAGCAAAAAAAGGAACCAAAGAATTAATTCTTATTGCTCAGGATCTTACCTACTATGGATTGGATATTTATAAAAAAAGAGCATTAGGAGATTTACTGAAAGAATTGGTAAAAGTAGAAGGAGTAGAATGGATTCGTCTTCATTATGCATTCCCAAGCGGCTTTCCGGAGGATGTTTTGGATATTATCCGTGAAGAACCTAAAGTTTGTAATTATATAGACATTCCTCTTCAGCACATCAACTCTGATCTGTTGAAATCAATGAAAAGAGGAACTACTCATGAGAAAACAGATGCACTTTTAGGGAAATTCAGAGAGAAAGTTCCTGATATGGCAATCAGGACAACTCTTATTGTGGGATATCCCGGAGAAACTGAAGAAAGGTTCCAGGAACTTAAAGACTGGGTGAAAGAGCAGAAATTCGACCGGTTAGGATGCTTTACCTATTCTCATGAAGAAAATACAGGTGCTTATGTATTGGAAGATGACATTCCACAGGAAGTAAAGGAAGCAAGGGTTGAAGAAATTATGGAATTACAATCCCAAATTTCTTGGGAAAAGAACCAGGAAAAAATAGGAAAGGTATTCAGATGTATCTTCGATCGTAAAGAAGGAAATTATTTTATCGGAAGAACAGAATATGATTCTCCGGACGTAGATAATACCGTTTTGGTTTCTGCTGAAGATACTTATATTTCTATCGGAGAGTTCGCAGACGTAAAAATTACATCAGCAGAAGAATTCGATTTATATGGTGAATTAGTATAA
- a CDS encoding YciI family protein: protein MFIISLTYKVTIENVERHIPEHNSFLQKYYDSGLFIASGRKEPRTGGVIICKASSKNEVERIIKEDPFHIQQVADYDIIEFIPTKYNEDFKIFIEN, encoded by the coding sequence ATGTTCATTATTTCGCTTACGTATAAGGTGACCATTGAAAATGTAGAACGCCATATTCCGGAACACAATTCCTTCCTTCAAAAATATTATGATTCAGGATTGTTTATTGCTTCAGGAAGAAAAGAACCCAGAACCGGAGGAGTAATTATTTGTAAGGCCTCTTCTAAAAATGAAGTGGAACGAATTATTAAAGAAGATCCTTTTCACATTCAGCAGGTAGCAGATTATGATATCATTGAATTTATCCCAACAAAATACAACGAAGATTTTAAAATATTTATAGAAAACTAA